One part of the Thermococcus radiotolerans genome encodes these proteins:
- a CDS encoding DUF211 domain-containing protein has translation MAKGIRLLVLDVLKPHQPMVTELALGLSELEGVDGVNITLVEIDKETENVKITMVGDNLDYDEIVRTIEEFGGVVHSIDMVAAGKKIVEEGETPQDKLEEY, from the coding sequence ATGGCGAAGGGTATACGACTTCTAGTGCTGGACGTGCTTAAGCCGCACCAGCCCATGGTGACGGAGCTGGCGCTCGGACTAAGCGAGCTCGAGGGCGTTGACGGCGTCAACATAACCCTCGTCGAGATAGACAAGGAAACCGAGAACGTTAAGATAACGATGGTCGGCGACAACCTCGACTACGACGAGATAGTCAGGACCATCGAGGAGTTCGGCGGCGTGGTGCACAGCATAGACATGGTGGCTGCCGGCAAGAAGATCGTCGAAGAGGGAGAGACTCCCCAGGACAAGCTGGAGGAGTATTGA
- a CDS encoding M1 family aminopeptidase, giving the protein MKRLFVFLLVFMVLASGCLDGNTSTGTPSSTPPEVETTSTTSVRQVPPVEFLYPEKPEIVNLTLEDATEFFQERYSRVSYSQFGNITVNYSGGVFTGVYRFVLTNFTDRTLYLAVLKTADEPIKLNITIEGVPLNLSRVDRYILFDEGVGIEFYAVNVSTNLTTLRGVARYELRHLGNEVYISQMASRGIDFGTDFSCWSFASKNASITVTLSFPKDTVFVLFRNGVIHSGMKVVYTSPLRPYGGFVLYLPDLEWKSFEWDGVNFTVYFASQDYSEAGFGLVQKELTFVMELYSNLTGILPVQKFDVFFVPNLNRILYKRFRWASVGTNRGQVVLVDCRVNIEDSAVNYASLLFHEIAHQWAGHYAWFGYINEPLATFMQIEAYGRWNPDEYPLWLNNNEYRTLKYGNEVPFYEVLKDRHRYSYYTSYYTLYWKGAFVIRSLKFMLGDEKFSEAFRKLFEECHTSPCNVTAFEGIFENVSGHELGWFFEEWFNSTLVPNYTVENLQVLERNSGYNLTFTIADASNFTMPVPVRVYLENGDYVDETIWVNGTATVGVELPERPVKIIIDPDEIMVNVNRKFEVEGIGVEVN; this is encoded by the coding sequence ATGAAGCGTCTCTTTGTTTTTCTCCTTGTTTTTATGGTTCTTGCGAGCGGCTGTCTCGACGGGAATACTTCAACGGGCACGCCTTCAAGCACTCCACCTGAAGTTGAAACCACTTCAACGACTTCTGTGAGGCAGGTTCCTCCTGTGGAATTCCTCTACCCGGAGAAGCCCGAGATCGTTAACCTGACGCTGGAAGATGCAACTGAGTTTTTCCAGGAAAGGTATTCGCGCGTTTCCTACTCCCAGTTCGGCAACATAACTGTCAACTACTCGGGTGGTGTCTTCACTGGAGTTTACCGCTTTGTGCTCACGAACTTCACGGACAGGACGCTCTACTTGGCCGTGCTTAAGACTGCAGATGAGCCGATAAAACTGAACATAACCATCGAGGGTGTTCCCCTAAACCTTTCCCGCGTTGACAGGTATATCCTGTTTGATGAAGGGGTTGGGATAGAGTTCTACGCTGTTAACGTCTCCACGAACTTGACGACCCTCAGAGGGGTTGCGCGCTACGAGCTCCGCCATCTGGGAAACGAGGTGTACATATCCCAAATGGCAAGTCGGGGTATTGACTTTGGAACCGACTTTTCGTGCTGGAGTTTTGCCTCAAAAAACGCGAGTATTACCGTGACTCTCAGCTTTCCCAAAGATACCGTCTTCGTACTGTTTAGGAACGGCGTTATCCACTCTGGAATGAAAGTTGTTTACACCTCCCCCCTTCGTCCATACGGGGGTTTTGTGCTGTACCTCCCGGATCTGGAGTGGAAGAGCTTTGAGTGGGACGGGGTCAACTTTACCGTGTACTTTGCTTCCCAGGATTACAGTGAGGCGGGCTTCGGTCTGGTCCAAAAGGAGCTGACCTTTGTGATGGAATTGTACAGCAACCTGACGGGGATTCTTCCGGTTCAAAAGTTCGACGTCTTTTTTGTCCCCAATCTCAATAGAATTTTGTACAAACGCTTTAGATGGGCCTCTGTGGGGACGAATCGTGGGCAGGTCGTACTTGTGGACTGTAGAGTCAATATTGAGGACTCTGCCGTCAACTATGCCTCCCTTCTCTTTCACGAGATTGCCCACCAGTGGGCTGGACATTACGCGTGGTTCGGCTATATCAACGAGCCACTAGCAACTTTCATGCAGATAGAAGCTTACGGAAGGTGGAACCCAGATGAATACCCCTTGTGGCTGAACAACAACGAGTACAGAACTCTCAAATATGGGAATGAAGTGCCCTTCTACGAAGTCCTGAAGGATCGTCACAGGTACTCTTACTACACTTCCTACTACACACTATACTGGAAAGGCGCCTTCGTGATACGCTCGTTGAAGTTCATGCTCGGTGACGAGAAGTTCTCGGAGGCCTTTAGAAAGCTATTTGAAGAGTGTCACACTTCCCCGTGCAACGTCACGGCTTTTGAGGGGATCTTCGAGAACGTAAGCGGGCACGAGCTAGGATGGTTCTTTGAGGAGTGGTTCAACTCGACTCTGGTTCCGAACTACACGGTTGAAAACCTGCAGGTTCTAGAAAGGAACTCCGGCTACAACCTAACCTTCACCATAGCCGATGCCAGCAACTTCACGATGCCGGTTCCGGTCAGGGTTTACCTTGAGAACGGCGATTACGTGGACGAAACCATCTGGGTGAACGGAACGGCAACGGTCGGCGTTGAACTTCCAGAAAGGCCCGTGAAAATAATCATCGACCCGGACGAGATAATGGTCAACGTAAACCGGAAGTTTGAGGTCGAGGGGATAGGGGTGGAGGTGAATTGA
- a CDS encoding TasA family protein, with protein MRRFPLVVVIVAVLAISILGGAGTFSVFSDTETSSGNVIAAGTLDLKVWNGTHWVDDPNVIHFEVSNMAPGDKVTWKFKLKNSGTLPGNLSFKFLNIVSHENGLLEPEIENGDVEGEQVTERYTHYKHSSDYGDGELWDQLSISVYVDENDDGEHQWYERTILSKQFTDYSSTYSIPNNTYIPTGIVLGPGENVTLLMEITFKGSGFILGWDENWTSYGININNVAMSDSVEFDLEFKLTQTD; from the coding sequence ATGAGGAGATTTCCACTCGTGGTGGTTATTGTAGCGGTGTTGGCCATCAGTATTCTTGGAGGAGCAGGAACGTTCTCAGTTTTTAGTGACACAGAAACCAGCTCAGGAAACGTTATCGCGGCCGGAACTCTTGATTTGAAAGTATGGAATGGAACTCACTGGGTAGACGATCCCAATGTGATACATTTTGAAGTATCGAACATGGCACCCGGAGATAAAGTAACGTGGAAATTCAAACTAAAAAACAGCGGTACTTTGCCTGGAAATCTTTCGTTCAAGTTTCTGAACATAGTTAGCCACGAAAACGGTCTCCTCGAACCCGAGATTGAGAACGGAGATGTAGAAGGTGAGCAGGTAACGGAAAGGTATACGCATTACAAGCATTCCTCAGACTATGGGGATGGAGAATTATGGGATCAACTATCGATTTCTGTCTATGTTGATGAGAACGACGATGGAGAGCATCAATGGTACGAGCGGACAATCCTTTCTAAGCAATTCACGGATTACAGCTCTACCTACTCAATCCCCAACAACACCTACATCCCCACAGGGATTGTGCTTGGACCTGGAGAGAATGTAACTCTACTTATGGAGATTACATTTAAGGGAAGTGGCTTCATTTTAGGATGGGATGAAAACTGGACTTCATATGGCATAAATATCAACAACGTTGCCATGAGTGACAGCGTTGAGTTTGATCTTGAATTCAAGCTTACCCAAACAGACTGA
- a CDS encoding tryptophan--tRNA ligase, with translation MDDAFKVTPWDVEGMVDYAKLIEEFGTSPLTDELLEKTARLTTSELPIYFRRRFFFSHRDYDKVLEDYENGKGFFLYTGRGPSGPMHIGHIIPFFATKWLQEKFGVNLYVQITDDEKFLFKERLTFDDTKRWAYDNILDIIAVGFDPDKTFIFQDSEFTKIYEMAIPIAKKINYSMAKAVFGFTEQSKIGMIFYPAIQAAPTFFERKRCLIPAAIDQDPYWRLQRDFAESLGYYKTAAIHSKFVPGLMGLEGKMSASKPETAVYLTDDPEEAGKKIWKYALTGGRATAKEQREKGGEPEKCVVFKWFEIFFEPDDKKLMERYHACKSGELLCGQCKRELIERVQAFLKEHQKKRKEAEKKVEKFKYTGELAREQWEKSIPEPLKG, from the coding sequence ATGGACGACGCGTTTAAGGTCACCCCATGGGACGTTGAGGGAATGGTAGACTACGCGAAGCTGATAGAAGAATTCGGAACAAGCCCGCTGACGGATGAACTGCTTGAGAAAACTGCCAGGCTGACCACGAGTGAACTGCCCATCTACTTCAGGAGGAGGTTCTTCTTCTCCCACAGGGACTACGACAAGGTTCTGGAGGATTATGAGAACGGTAAGGGCTTCTTCCTCTACACGGGGAGGGGTCCGAGCGGCCCGATGCACATAGGCCACATCATTCCGTTCTTCGCCACCAAGTGGCTCCAGGAGAAGTTCGGCGTCAACCTCTACGTCCAGATAACCGACGACGAGAAGTTCCTCTTCAAGGAGAGGCTCACCTTCGACGACACGAAGAGATGGGCCTACGACAACATCCTCGACATCATAGCGGTCGGCTTCGACCCGGACAAGACCTTCATCTTCCAGGACAGCGAGTTCACAAAGATTTACGAGATGGCGATACCGATAGCGAAGAAGATAAACTACTCGATGGCCAAAGCGGTCTTCGGCTTCACCGAGCAGAGCAAGATCGGAATGATTTTCTACCCGGCGATTCAGGCAGCCCCGACATTCTTCGAGAGGAAGCGCTGTTTAATCCCGGCGGCAATTGATCAGGACCCATACTGGAGGCTCCAGAGGGACTTCGCCGAGAGCCTTGGTTATTACAAGACGGCGGCGATTCACTCCAAGTTCGTGCCCGGTTTGATGGGCCTCGAGGGCAAGATGAGCGCCTCAAAGCCAGAGACTGCAGTCTACCTCACCGACGACCCGGAGGAGGCCGGCAAGAAGATATGGAAGTACGCCCTCACCGGTGGGAGGGCCACCGCGAAGGAGCAGCGTGAGAAGGGTGGCGAACCGGAGAAGTGCGTCGTCTTCAAGTGGTTCGAGATATTCTTCGAGCCCGACGACAAGAAGCTCATGGAACGCTACCACGCATGCAAGAGCGGTGAGCTCCTCTGCGGCCAGTGCAAGCGCGAGCTGATCGAGCGCGTTCAGGCCTTCCTAAAGGAGCACCAGAAGAAGCGTAAAGAGGCCGAGAAGAAGGTCGAGAAGTTCAAGTACACCGGTGAGCTGGCGAGGGAGCAGTGGGAGAAGAGCATTCCCGAGCCGCTGAAGGGCTGA
- a CDS encoding winged helix-turn-helix domain-containing protein produces MAKVKVITDPEVIKLMLEDTRRKILGLLRNKEMTISQLSEILGKTPQTIYHHIEKLKEAGLVEVKRTEMKGNLVEKYYGRTADAFYINMYLGDEELRYFARSRLKIKLEIFKALGYEFDGEELLDVMDSLLAKEHEYKTEISKEIEANEEALKDFSNEDIIHAIEWLAMARMGRDEETLELLKKLGEILKK; encoded by the coding sequence ATGGCGAAGGTTAAGGTCATAACAGACCCGGAAGTTATAAAGCTGATGCTTGAGGACACGAGGAGGAAGATACTCGGGCTGCTCCGCAACAAGGAGATGACCATCTCCCAGCTGAGCGAGATACTGGGGAAGACGCCCCAGACGATATACCACCACATCGAGAAGCTCAAGGAGGCCGGCCTGGTCGAGGTCAAGAGGACGGAGATGAAGGGCAACCTTGTGGAGAAGTACTATGGAAGAACGGCCGATGCGTTCTACATCAACATGTACCTCGGAGACGAGGAGCTCCGCTACTTCGCCCGCTCAAGGCTCAAGATAAAGCTGGAGATATTCAAGGCCCTTGGCTACGAGTTCGACGGTGAGGAGCTGCTCGACGTCATGGACAGCCTCCTGGCAAAGGAGCACGAGTACAAGACGGAGATATCGAAGGAGATAGAGGCCAACGAAGAGGCCCTCAAGGACTTCTCCAACGAGGACATCATCCACGCCATCGAGTGGCTGGCCATGGCCAGGATGGGTCGGGACGAGGAGACCCTAGAGCTCCTCAAGAAGCTGGGAGAAATACTTAAAAAATGA
- a CDS encoding M1 family aminopeptidase — translation MRKTLLAVLIILVVLVSGCLGGEATTGTTPTGSASSTVSSVQSSGPQYKAPPLRFIYPEEPANVNMSLEDLIELLQENRIELSNKRHSVVSYSQYGNISVNYTDGVFRGRYDFVLTNFTSGPLYLAVFVTPKDPITLNVTIEGVPLDFSRMNAYRWVNEDGVGFKIYEVNVSTNLSELHGVAHYEFRYLENEDYLREMWRKNVLIGTDFSWWEFASKNATITVIPTFPENTVFVLSEWGIVRSGMKVVYSGSLKPYEGFTLYIPDMEWKSFHWNGVNFTVYFTRGIYSDEGFDLVKKEFTFAMGLYSNLTGVLPLERFDAVFFPGLQRMMYKRFRRKPLGMDVGHVILVECLVDMKDSAVNYASLIFHELAHEWAGYYASFGHFNEPLATFMQMEAYGRWNPEDYVSWLNQNEYTTLEYGGSAPFYDVVNDPRKYPGSFVILYWKGAFVIRSLKFILGDEKFSEGLRQLFEECHAAQCNVTSFEEIFENVSGEDLGWFFDEWFNSTLFPDYNITNLSLSQAGDGYNLTFTIVDASNFAMPVPIRIVMENGDSLDTRVWVNRTAEVSLRLEDRPVKIIIDPEEFIANINRKFEVNGIAVEVN, via the coding sequence GTGAGAAAGACCCTTCTCGCCGTCTTGATAATCCTCGTGGTTCTCGTGAGCGGCTGCCTTGGAGGGGAGGCAACTACCGGCACTACCCCAACCGGATCGGCCTCGAGTACAGTCTCGTCCGTCCAATCCTCTGGCCCCCAGTACAAGGCTCCTCCTCTGAGGTTCATCTATCCCGAAGAACCGGCCAACGTAAACATGAGTCTTGAAGACCTGATTGAACTTCTCCAGGAGAACAGGATTGAATTGTCCAATAAACGGCATTCGGTTGTGTCCTACTCCCAGTATGGAAACATCAGCGTGAACTATACGGATGGCGTCTTCAGGGGCAGATACGACTTCGTCCTCACGAATTTCACGTCGGGACCGCTTTATCTTGCTGTCTTCGTCACCCCGAAGGACCCAATAACCCTCAACGTCACCATCGAAGGCGTTCCTTTGGATTTCTCAAGGATGAATGCTTACAGGTGGGTCAATGAAGATGGCGTTGGCTTTAAGATTTACGAGGTGAACGTCTCGACGAACCTCAGCGAGCTCCATGGAGTTGCCCACTACGAGTTCCGCTACCTTGAGAACGAGGACTACCTGCGTGAGATGTGGAGGAAGAACGTTCTCATTGGAACCGACTTCTCTTGGTGGGAGTTCGCCTCGAAGAACGCGACCATAACGGTAATCCCAACGTTCCCAGAGAACACGGTTTTTGTGCTGTCAGAGTGGGGCATAGTCCGTTCGGGCATGAAGGTCGTTTACAGCGGTTCCCTTAAGCCCTATGAGGGATTCACGCTCTACATTCCAGACATGGAGTGGAAGAGCTTTCACTGGAACGGGGTAAACTTCACCGTCTATTTCACTAGGGGAATATACAGCGATGAGGGTTTTGATTTGGTTAAGAAGGAGTTCACATTCGCCATGGGGCTGTACAGCAACCTGACGGGAGTTCTTCCCCTTGAGAGATTCGATGCCGTCTTTTTCCCCGGTTTGCAGAGGATGATGTACAAACGCTTCAGGAGAAAGCCTCTGGGGATGGACGTGGGGCACGTTATACTCGTGGAATGCCTCGTTGACATGAAAGACTCCGCGGTAAACTATGCCTCTCTAATTTTCCACGAACTCGCCCACGAGTGGGCCGGCTATTACGCGTCCTTCGGCCACTTCAACGAACCGCTGGCAACTTTTATGCAGATGGAGGCGTACGGAAGGTGGAACCCCGAGGACTACGTCTCATGGCTGAACCAAAACGAGTACACGACGCTGGAATACGGGGGTAGTGCGCCCTTCTACGATGTGGTGAATGACCCGAGGAAGTATCCCGGCTCATTCGTCATCCTCTACTGGAAGGGTGCCTTCGTGATCCGCTCCCTCAAGTTCATCCTGGGCGATGAAAAGTTCTCGGAAGGCCTTAGACAGCTCTTTGAGGAATGCCACGCCGCCCAGTGTAACGTCACATCGTTTGAAGAGATATTCGAGAACGTTTCTGGCGAAGATCTCGGCTGGTTCTTCGATGAGTGGTTCAACTCCACGCTCTTCCCGGACTACAACATCACAAACCTGAGCCTCTCACAGGCAGGGGACGGTTACAACCTGACCTTCACCATAGTTGACGCCAGCAACTTCGCGATGCCGGTTCCGATTAGGATTGTCATGGAGAACGGGGACTCTCTCGATACCCGGGTGTGGGTTAACAGGACCGCGGAGGTTTCACTCCGCCTCGAAGACCGGCCGGTCAAGATAATAATCGACCCCGAGGAGTTCATTGCGAACATAAATCGGAAGTTCGAGGTGAATGGAATAGCCGTGGAGGTTAACTGA
- a CDS encoding ArsR/SmtB family transcription factor, with protein sequence MKEVLIITEPERVRVLSDETRFKILQLLREHPMTINELSDAIGKDRTTIYRHIKILENAGLVEELEVHGNERVYARSARLFLIKADPDESIEEFRQAYLQVEAEKLVDVLEKAGFKIGDREKLKKLAKDVLNEIELNSQPVIKRISQAGIDLTEIELFHLLNMLVFLQSCELCEKAEKVKELVEF encoded by the coding sequence GTGAAGGAAGTCCTCATAATAACCGAGCCGGAAAGGGTAAGGGTGCTCTCCGATGAAACCCGCTTTAAAATTCTTCAACTGCTTAGAGAGCACCCCATGACCATCAACGAGCTCAGCGACGCCATAGGGAAGGACAGGACAACGATATACCGGCACATAAAGATTCTGGAGAACGCCGGCCTCGTGGAAGAGCTTGAGGTCCATGGGAACGAGCGGGTTTACGCGAGGAGCGCCAGGCTGTTCCTCATAAAGGCGGACCCAGACGAGAGCATCGAGGAGTTCAGGCAGGCCTACCTCCAGGTGGAAGCCGAAAAGCTGGTCGATGTTCTGGAAAAGGCTGGATTCAAAATAGGGGACCGGGAGAAGCTCAAGAAGCTTGCCAAGGATGTTCTAAACGAGATAGAACTAAATTCCCAGCCGGTGATTAAGAGGATATCCCAGGCGGGCATCGACCTGACAGAGATAGAACTCTTCCACCTCCTCAACATGCTGGTTTTCCTCCAGAGCTGTGAGCTCTGTGAAAAGGCAGAGAAGGTAAAGGAGCTGGTTGAGTTCTAA
- a CDS encoding NAD(P)H-hydrate dehydratase, whose translation MRIEDVYIWDINAKWLGITPYQLMENAGAGVARTIEEKFGKGLKIAVFSGTGNNGGDGFVVARHLSFENEVTLFLVGDEAKIRSEEARHNWEILKGLDFVKIKVLKDSAYIKELDLSGYDVIVDALLGAGTKGEPREPIRSAIDKINEYAGRAKIVSVDLPSGYPSAVRVKADFAVTFQWDKEEYKGFERIIAKIGYPKELYHLVGPGDAKFALRKKGEHKGQNGKLLVIGGSEDYYGAPYLASKAASYLVDLVYLAMPSEPAERISDPDLILRPIEGRNFSPDHVHELLSMAEKADAVVIGPGIGLAEETKEFVREFIKRCEKPMVMDADGLKAVAEDLSVLDGKTFVLTPHAGEFGILFDVKPEGSLMEKAKVVTEKAGEVGGVILLKGAYDIISDGRTWKYNRTGNRGMTTGGTGDVLAGLVGALLALGNEPLRAASVGAFLNGLAGDMVKEELGENFTALEVAKKVPHAVKWVMEF comes from the coding sequence ATGCGCATTGAAGACGTTTACATCTGGGACATAAACGCCAAGTGGCTTGGGATTACGCCTTACCAGCTCATGGAAAATGCCGGCGCTGGAGTTGCCAGAACGATTGAGGAAAAGTTTGGGAAGGGCCTCAAGATAGCCGTCTTCTCCGGAACTGGCAACAACGGCGGCGACGGCTTCGTCGTTGCAAGACATCTCAGCTTCGAGAACGAGGTCACGCTCTTCCTCGTGGGGGACGAGGCAAAGATTAGGAGCGAGGAAGCCAGGCACAACTGGGAAATTCTAAAGGGTCTCGACTTCGTGAAAATCAAGGTTCTGAAGGACTCGGCCTACATAAAAGAGCTCGACCTGAGCGGTTACGACGTCATCGTTGACGCCCTTCTTGGGGCAGGCACAAAGGGCGAACCAAGGGAGCCGATACGCTCCGCGATAGATAAGATTAACGAATACGCGGGAAGGGCGAAGATAGTCAGCGTCGATCTGCCGAGCGGCTACCCCAGTGCCGTTCGCGTTAAGGCCGACTTCGCGGTGACCTTCCAGTGGGACAAGGAGGAGTACAAGGGCTTTGAAAGGATAATCGCCAAAATCGGCTATCCGAAGGAGCTCTACCACCTCGTCGGGCCCGGTGATGCCAAGTTCGCGCTCAGGAAGAAGGGCGAGCACAAGGGTCAGAACGGTAAGTTGCTCGTCATCGGCGGCAGTGAGGACTACTACGGCGCCCCATATCTCGCTTCCAAGGCCGCAAGCTACCTCGTCGATTTGGTTTATCTGGCAATGCCCTCTGAACCAGCGGAGAGAATAAGTGACCCCGATTTAATCCTCAGACCTATTGAAGGGAGGAACTTCTCGCCGGATCACGTCCATGAACTCCTGAGCATGGCTGAAAAGGCCGACGCCGTCGTTATCGGCCCCGGAATCGGCCTCGCCGAGGAGACGAAGGAGTTCGTGAGGGAATTCATAAAACGCTGCGAAAAGCCGATGGTCATGGACGCCGACGGCCTAAAGGCGGTGGCAGAAGATTTGAGCGTTCTCGATGGGAAGACCTTCGTCTTAACTCCGCACGCGGGCGAGTTCGGGATTCTCTTTGACGTGAAGCCCGAGGGTTCGCTCATGGAGAAGGCCAAGGTGGTGACGGAAAAGGCCGGCGAGGTCGGCGGCGTTATCCTTCTCAAAGGTGCCTACGACATCATCAGCGACGGAAGGACCTGGAAATACAACAGAACGGGGAACCGGGGCATGACCACCGGTGGAACCGGCGATGTCCTGGCAGGCCTCGTTGGCGCCCTGCTTGCGCTCGGCAACGAACCGCTCAGGGCCGCTTCAGTTGGTGCCTTCCTCAACGGCCTCGCCGGCGATATGGTGAAGGAGGAACTCGGCGAGAACTTCACGGCGTTGGAGGTTGCGAAGAAAGTTCCACATGCTGTTAAGTGGGTGATGGAGTTCTGA
- a CDS encoding [protein ADP-ribosylglutamate] hydrolase: MVSFEIARGDITHFPAEAIVNAANRYLEHGGGVAYAIAKAAAGNAREYIRISKEAMREQLGKSSIEHGEVVVTPAMRLEEYGIRYVIHTVGPYCGGVWDDDKKEKLRKAILGALRKADELGIKTIAFPAISAGIYGCPLEEVVRTFKETVEEFSKEAKGVEKVYLVLYSGRDYRTAVETLGLH, translated from the coding sequence ATGGTCTCCTTCGAGATTGCCCGTGGGGACATAACCCACTTCCCGGCTGAGGCTATAGTCAACGCCGCCAACCGCTATCTGGAACACGGCGGGGGCGTCGCCTACGCCATAGCTAAAGCGGCCGCTGGGAACGCCCGCGAGTACATCAGGATAAGTAAGGAAGCCATGAGGGAGCAGCTCGGAAAAAGCTCCATCGAGCACGGGGAGGTAGTTGTGACTCCTGCGATGAGGCTTGAGGAGTACGGAATCAGGTACGTCATCCACACGGTCGGGCCCTACTGCGGTGGCGTCTGGGACGATGATAAGAAAGAAAAGCTCAGAAAGGCAATTCTCGGTGCGCTGAGAAAGGCCGACGAGCTCGGCATCAAAACGATAGCGTTTCCGGCCATAAGCGCCGGCATCTACGGCTGTCCCCTCGAGGAAGTTGTTAGGACGTTCAAGGAGACGGTCGAGGAGTTCTCAAAGGAAGCTAAGGGCGTGGAGAAGGTCTATCTCGTGCTGTACTCCGGGAGGGATTACAGAACCGCAGTTGAAACCCTCGGCTTGCACTAG
- a CDS encoding acetate--CoA ligase family protein has product MEAPRLDFLFYPRSVAVIGASNVPGKIGNSIMRSITLNFSGKVYAVNVKGGEVEVNGKKFPVYRSIKEIPDEVDVAVIAVPARFVPDVIDECGEKGVKSAVVISAGFKEAGRVELEEELVRRARKWGIRVVGPNCLGVTNLENGFDCNFNPPERQARPPFGKVAFMSQSGAFGAAILDWAASHKIGMSKFISLGNMADLDESDFIAYLGEDEKTGVITGYIEGVKDGRKFFNVAKEVTLKKPIIILKAGRTEAGAKAAASHTGSLAGSFKIYEAAFEQTGVLSAKSMRQLFNYAKVLAMQKPAKGNRVAIVTNGGGAGVMMSDGLLEKGMKLAELSDETNRKFREAIERGELPEHMSYKNPIDIIGDAPSSRYEIAMRYALEDENVDVLVVIALFQSPALDEGIVEAMARMQEYGKPIVFVAPGGDYPHKMARNIELKGVPVYETVEDGVDAVYALVKYGEWLRENGKL; this is encoded by the coding sequence ATGGAGGCTCCAAGGCTCGATTTCCTGTTTTACCCAAGGAGTGTCGCTGTCATCGGGGCGTCAAACGTCCCCGGAAAGATAGGGAACTCGATAATGCGCTCGATAACGCTCAACTTCAGCGGAAAGGTCTACGCCGTCAACGTCAAGGGCGGTGAGGTCGAGGTCAACGGGAAGAAGTTCCCGGTTTACAGGAGCATTAAGGAGATACCGGACGAGGTTGACGTCGCGGTCATAGCGGTTCCGGCCAGGTTCGTTCCTGATGTCATAGATGAGTGCGGCGAGAAGGGGGTTAAGAGCGCCGTCGTCATCTCGGCGGGCTTTAAAGAGGCCGGAAGGGTCGAACTCGAGGAGGAGCTCGTCAGGCGCGCCAGAAAGTGGGGAATCCGCGTCGTTGGTCCGAACTGCCTCGGCGTTACGAATCTCGAGAACGGCTTCGACTGCAACTTTAACCCGCCGGAGAGGCAGGCCAGGCCGCCCTTCGGGAAGGTCGCCTTCATGAGCCAGAGCGGTGCCTTCGGCGCTGCAATCCTCGACTGGGCCGCCAGCCACAAGATAGGCATGAGCAAGTTCATCAGCCTCGGCAACATGGCAGACCTGGACGAGAGCGACTTCATAGCCTATCTCGGCGAGGATGAGAAGACCGGCGTCATCACCGGCTACATCGAGGGCGTCAAGGACGGAAGGAAGTTCTTCAACGTTGCCAAGGAGGTCACGCTCAAGAAGCCCATAATCATCCTCAAGGCGGGAAGGACGGAGGCCGGCGCCAAGGCTGCCGCAAGCCACACCGGTTCACTCGCGGGTTCCTTCAAGATATACGAGGCCGCCTTTGAGCAGACCGGCGTCCTGAGCGCCAAGAGCATGCGCCAGCTCTTCAACTACGCGAAGGTTCTCGCCATGCAGAAGCCGGCGAAGGGCAACAGGGTCGCGATAGTCACCAACGGCGGCGGTGCAGGAGTCATGATGAGCGACGGCCTGCTCGAGAAGGGAATGAAGCTCGCCGAGCTGAGCGATGAGACCAACCGGAAGTTCAGGGAGGCCATAGAGAGGGGTGAGCTTCCGGAGCACATGAGCTACAAGAACCCCATCGACATCATCGGCGACGCCCCGTCGAGCCGCTATGAGATAGCGATGCGCTACGCGCTGGAGGATGAAAACGTTGACGTCCTCGTCGTCATAGCGCTCTTCCAGAGCCCGGCCCTCGATGAGGGAATCGTCGAGGCGATGGCCAGGATGCAGGAGTACGGCAAGCCGATAGTCTTCGTGGCCCCAGGTGGAGACTACCCGCACAAGATGGCCAGGAACATTGAGCTCAAGGGCGTTCCCGTCTACGAGACCGTCGAGGACGGCGTCGATGCGGTCTATGCCCTCGTCAAGTACGGCGAGTGGCTGAGGGAGAACGGGAAGCTCTGA